From Virgibacillus natechei, the proteins below share one genomic window:
- a CDS encoding YhdB family protein, translating to MDIPDYDKALYYTLWGQWDDLLVVMVRTEDDMLSKKIQLFLNAYHYSLDQSKIMSSHDNLLYYIDHAMKYEPAIVMEI from the coding sequence ATGGACATTCCGGATTATGATAAAGCACTGTATTATACACTATGGGGACAATGGGATGATTTACTTGTAGTCATGGTACGAACGGAAGATGACATGTTATCAAAAAAGATCCAACTTTTCTTAAATGCTTACCATTATTCGTTGGACCAATCAAAAATAATGAGCTCTCACGATAATCTTCTTTATTATATAGACCATGCAATGAAGTATGAACCTGCGATTGTAATGGAAATATAA
- a CDS encoding S-ribosylhomocysteine lyase, protein MAEKMNVESFNLDHTKVKAPYVRLVGVTEGSSGDKVYKYDLRFKQPNKAHMKMDGLHSIEHIMAENIRNNIDNVLDIGPMGCQTGFYLSILNNDNYDEVLVALEKTLEDVLEADEVPACNEVQCGWAANHSLEGAKEIAQEVLGKRAEWHEVF, encoded by the coding sequence ATGGCAGAAAAAATGAACGTAGAAAGTTTTAATCTTGATCATACAAAAGTGAAAGCACCATACGTAAGATTGGTTGGCGTAACAGAAGGTAGTAGCGGTGATAAAGTATATAAATATGATCTTCGTTTTAAGCAACCAAATAAAGCGCATATGAAAATGGATGGATTGCATTCAATCGAACATATAATGGCGGAAAACATCCGAAATAATATAGATAATGTATTGGACATCGGGCCAATGGGTTGCCAAACTGGTTTTTATTTATCTATTCTGAATAATGATAATTATGATGAAGTACTTGTGGCACTAGAAAAAACGCTAGAAGATGTGTTGGAGGCAGATGAAGTACCTGCATGTAATGAAGTGCAATGTGGTTGGGCAGCCAATCATAGCCTGGAAGGGGCGAAAGAAATTGCCCAGGAGGTGTTGGGTAAACGAGCAGAATGGCATGAAGTATTCTAA
- a CDS encoding (S)-benzoin forming benzil reductase — MMKYAVVTGVSKGLGESIATLFLESGIHVVGISRSTNDQLPKLALENNMMYHHYACDLGDTLALERTCDDLCEEIFTEDLTALYLVNNAAVLDPIDQAMHIKREELEYHIQVNTIAPMLLMNLFLKKANESNVPFAGASITSGAAESPMNGWSAYCSSKASINMYTQTVALEQENTESNVIAFNPGIMDTAMQERIRETSKEKFTEVEKFKAYKKNNILKDTDAVGGVLVDILTDDEIENGKIYNVKDYL, encoded by the coding sequence ATGATGAAATATGCTGTTGTTACAGGGGTGTCGAAAGGGCTTGGTGAGTCTATAGCAACCTTATTCCTGGAGTCTGGAATCCATGTAGTAGGTATTTCCCGAAGTACCAATGATCAATTACCGAAACTCGCTTTAGAAAACAATATGATGTATCATCATTATGCATGTGATTTAGGTGATACATTGGCTTTAGAAAGAACGTGTGATGATTTATGTGAAGAAATTTTTACCGAAGATCTAACAGCACTTTATTTAGTGAATAATGCAGCAGTTCTAGATCCAATAGATCAGGCGATGCATATAAAAAGGGAAGAGCTAGAATATCATATACAAGTCAATACTATTGCGCCAATGCTTTTGATGAATTTATTTTTGAAGAAGGCCAATGAATCAAATGTTCCTTTTGCAGGTGCAAGCATTACTTCAGGTGCTGCTGAATCCCCAATGAATGGTTGGAGTGCATATTGTAGTTCGAAAGCAAGTATCAATATGTATACACAGACAGTAGCGTTGGAACAAGAAAACACGGAAAGTAACGTGATTGCTTTTAACCCTGGTATTATGGATACAGCGATGCAGGAGAGAATTCGTGAAACCTCAAAGGAAAAATTTACAGAAGTGGAGAAGTTTAAAGCATATAAGAAGAATAATATATTAAAAGACACCGATGCTGTTGGTGGTGTTCTTGTAGATATCCTGACAGACGATGAAATTGAAAACGGAAAGATATATAATGTAAAAGATTATTTATAA
- a CDS encoding anti-sigma-I factor RsgI family protein, whose protein sequence is MKKGIVMEQHRHYTIIMTKEGMFQKAMPIQRTVIGAEVSYTLLNKKKKLFIFANPMKQMKQGNVPTQLLVTVCLFVFLFVPLYLMMGENETYAYVNVEINPSIELEVDEDMAVHSIRPLNNEASTIVREMPAYQNKQVDKVIEMIMDKSEETEFINDKKSMLVGVSYVKEGKESNSIPEPLKMQFPMDDTEWQIASFHVPKGLRDTAQNNNKSMNEVLATALKEDNTTVECSQAYSVNDEERAIITNFYNMDTENHSEGDVVNPEKYNNEKEKPQSRDQHPSEMEEKNGEINSKNDNNQTTIKVNKIR, encoded by the coding sequence GTGAAAAAAGGAATCGTAATGGAGCAACATCGTCATTATACCATTATCATGACAAAAGAGGGCATGTTTCAAAAAGCTATGCCAATTCAACGCACAGTTATTGGTGCTGAAGTTTCCTATACATTACTAAATAAGAAAAAGAAGTTATTCATCTTTGCTAATCCAATGAAACAAATGAAACAAGGGAATGTACCAACGCAATTGCTTGTTACGGTTTGTTTATTCGTGTTCCTATTTGTGCCTCTCTATTTAATGATGGGAGAAAATGAAACATATGCTTATGTAAATGTTGAAATTAATCCTAGTATTGAATTAGAGGTGGATGAAGATATGGCTGTGCATTCTATCCGTCCTTTGAATAATGAAGCGTCAACGATTGTGAGGGAAATGCCAGCATATCAGAATAAACAAGTGGATAAAGTAATCGAGATGATAATGGATAAGAGTGAGGAAACAGAATTTATAAATGACAAAAAAAGTATGCTTGTAGGTGTTAGTTATGTTAAAGAAGGCAAAGAAAGCAATTCAATACCTGAACCTCTAAAAATGCAATTTCCAATGGATGATACCGAATGGCAAATTGCATCCTTTCATGTACCAAAAGGATTACGGGATACAGCACAAAATAATAACAAATCAATGAATGAAGTTTTGGCTACTGCATTAAAAGAAGATAATACAACTGTGGAGTGTTCTCAAGCGTATTCGGTGAATGATGAAGAAAGAGCAATTATTACTAATTTTTATAATATGGACACCGAAAACCATTCAGAAGGCGATGTGGTAAACCCAGAGAAATATAATAATGAGAAAGAAAAACCACAGTCTAGAGATCAACATCCGAGTGAGATGGAAGAAAAAAATGGAGAAATTAACTCTAAAAATGATAACAATCAAACAACGATCAAGGTCAACAAGATTAGATAA
- a CDS encoding helix-turn-helix domain-containing protein, with amino-acid sequence MAKYSEEFKIKLVTEYLHGNLGYKLLAKKYNMPSQTPLQDWVRAYKTQGMEGLKRRKRKEAYSVQFKLDTVQFMLETGASYQETADQFKLNNPSLINHWMKVFNEQGIEGLIPKSKGRPSMSKKHNKPKKKDEKNLTREEELKHENELLRLENAYLKS; translated from the coding sequence ATGGCTAAATATAGTGAAGAATTTAAAATTAAACTTGTCACTGAGTATTTGCATGGGAATCTGGGATATAAATTATTGGCAAAAAAATACAATATGCCTTCTCAAACACCATTACAAGATTGGGTAAGAGCCTATAAAACTCAAGGGATGGAGGGATTAAAACGAAGAAAAAGGAAAGAAGCATACTCTGTTCAATTTAAATTAGATACTGTACAATTTATGTTAGAGACAGGTGCTTCTTATCAGGAAACTGCTGATCAATTTAAATTGAACAATCCTTCATTAATTAACCATTGGATGAAAGTATTTAATGAACAAGGAATAGAAGGCCTGATACCAAAATCAAAGGGGCGACCTTCTATGTCTAAGAAACACAATAAACCTAAGAAGAAAGACGAGAAGAATTTAACGCGTGAAGAAGAGTTGAAACATGAGAATGAACTACTAAGGCTAGAAAACGCGTATCTAAAAAGCTAA
- the sigI gene encoding RNA polymerase sigma factor SigI — MSKSVKDTPLNEMITLAQQGDQTVQNYLLKMYQPFIAKCVSEVCKRYIDPKRDDEFSIGLSGFNEAILAYSAERGSSFFTFAKLVVKRKVIDYIRYIQKKPAAVSLDETYDVEQMENPLEIVAVKEQYQIEQDAWYRREEIIDFKEKLKAYKLTLEDLTEVSPKHKDARDSAVRIARLLYENDQLRKYVMQKKKLPIKELVSVVNVSKKTLERNRKFILAMFVVLSGDYIYLQDYLKGVGQ, encoded by the coding sequence ATGAGCAAGTCAGTAAAAGACACACCCCTAAATGAAATGATAACCCTAGCACAACAAGGGGATCAAACAGTTCAGAATTATCTCTTAAAGATGTACCAACCATTTATCGCTAAATGTGTTTCTGAAGTTTGTAAACGATACATTGATCCAAAGCGAGATGATGAGTTCAGTATTGGTTTATCTGGTTTTAATGAGGCCATATTAGCCTATTCAGCTGAAAGAGGAAGCTCTTTCTTTACCTTTGCAAAGCTTGTCGTAAAGCGGAAAGTAATAGATTATATTCGCTATATTCAAAAAAAACCAGCTGCTGTGTCGTTAGATGAAACGTATGATGTTGAACAAATGGAAAATCCATTAGAAATTGTCGCTGTTAAAGAGCAGTATCAGATAGAGCAGGATGCCTGGTATCGTAGAGAGGAAATTATAGATTTTAAAGAGAAACTGAAAGCTTACAAGTTAACACTGGAAGACTTGACAGAAGTATCGCCAAAGCATAAGGATGCTCGTGATTCGGCTGTTAGAATAGCTAGGCTGCTTTATGAGAATGATCAGTTAAGAAAATATGTTATGCAAAAGAAAAAGCTACCAATTAAGGAATTAGTGAGTGTTGTAAATGTAAGTAAGAAAACGCTGGAACGAAATCGCAAATTTATATTAGCGATGTTTGTCGTCCTCAGTGGAGACTATATATATCTTCAGGATTACCTAAAGGGGGTGGGTCAGTGA
- a CDS encoding IS3 family transposase, with product MAFELKQEGFRLKDILVAVDIPEATYHYHVKNFEKEDSETELKELITNLFKKFHERYGYKRITKELKKLGHCINHKKVYRLMQELGLKCVKFMRKSRKYNSYKGNVGKVAKNRLARRFSTPIPLQKLVTDITEFKCLGEEKLYLNPILDLYNREIIAFEIKKRPTLDLVMKPLKETIEIIKSRATYRTTIHSDQGWHYQHNQWVRTLKKNNVFQSMSRKATCADNAPIENFFGILKQEMYYGEELVSYEELKRRIEEYIYWYNHERSKEKWMD from the coding sequence CTGGCATTCGAGCTCAAACAAGAAGGATTCAGATTAAAGGATATTCTCGTAGCAGTGGATATTCCTGAAGCAACCTATCACTACCATGTCAAAAACTTTGAGAAAGAAGATTCGGAAACAGAACTAAAAGAACTCATTACAAACCTGTTTAAGAAGTTTCATGAACGTTATGGATATAAACGAATTACGAAAGAATTAAAGAAATTAGGACATTGTATTAATCATAAAAAAGTGTATCGCCTGATGCAAGAATTGGGGTTAAAATGTGTAAAGTTTATGCGCAAATCCCGTAAATACAATTCCTACAAAGGGAACGTAGGGAAAGTAGCGAAAAACCGACTAGCACGTCGTTTCAGCACACCAATCCCCCTTCAAAAATTAGTAACCGACATTACGGAATTCAAATGTCTAGGCGAAGAGAAATTATATTTAAATCCAATTCTTGATCTTTATAACCGAGAAATTATTGCGTTTGAAATCAAGAAACGTCCAACATTAGATCTTGTCATGAAACCTTTAAAAGAAACGATAGAGATAATAAAAAGTCGTGCAACCTATCGGACCACCATCCATTCTGATCAAGGTTGGCACTATCAGCACAATCAATGGGTGAGAACATTAAAAAAGAACAACGTATTTCAAAGTATGTCACGCAAAGCAACCTGCGCAGATAATGCGCCGATAGAGAATTTCTTTGGCATTTTAAAGCAAGAAATGTATTATGGGGAAGAATTAGTAAGCTATGAAGAATTAAAAAGACGGATTGAAGAATATATCTACTGGTACAATCATGAACGTTCAAAAGAAAAATGGATGGATTGA
- a CDS encoding YhcN/YlaJ family sporulation lipoprotein, which yields MKWKLFSALAVLIIALGACGNVDDGTQDQEGATGTNNVEQTRYNDNTGTNTERNTGEGMTGNRDHTMERNADRNQNRNPNQINNNQGNTNQGQGNDRFDVAEEAADQITNEVDEIDQAYVLTTDNNAYVAAGLDTDNRERNDQEGGQNGTTNQGGTTGNQMNDGNTNNQDNNDRFDDAISDDVREEIEDIVTSVDNDINNVYVSTNPEFFDLTNNYVDDVNQGEPIQGFFDQFNNMVERIFPNTTN from the coding sequence ATGAAATGGAAATTATTTAGCGCTTTAGCAGTGCTTATAATAGCACTTGGAGCATGTGGAAATGTCGATGATGGTACGCAAGATCAAGAAGGAGCAACGGGTACGAACAATGTTGAACAGACTAGGTATAACGATAATACCGGAACCAATACGGAAAGAAATACTGGAGAGGGTATGACTGGTAATCGTGACCATACAATGGAAAGAAATGCCGATCGTAATCAAAATCGAAACCCAAACCAAATAAATAATAATCAAGGAAATACGAATCAGGGACAAGGAAATGACCGATTTGATGTTGCTGAAGAAGCTGCAGATCAAATAACGAATGAAGTGGATGAAATTGATCAAGCATATGTACTAACTACTGATAATAATGCATATGTTGCAGCTGGACTGGATACGGATAACAGAGAACGTAATGATCAAGAAGGTGGCCAAAACGGCACAACGAACCAAGGTGGTACTACAGGTAACCAAATGAATGATGGAAATACCAATAACCAAGATAATAATGACCGATTTGATGATGCAATTAGCGACGACGTAAGAGAAGAGATTGAAGATATTGTGACTTCTGTTGATAATGATATTAACAATGTGTACGTATCAACAAATCCTGAATTCTTTGATTTAACGAATAATTATGTGGATGATGTAAATCAAGGCGAACCGATTCAAGGTTTCTTTGATCAATTCAATAATATGGTTGAACGAATATTCCCGAATACAACAAATTAA
- a CDS encoding PRC-barrel domain-containing protein: MLYFTTELKTYHIYASDGEMGKIRDLYFDDTQWAIRYAVVDTRKWLPGRRVLLSPTAFINLNESNENLEVKYDKEAIRNSPAIPEENPISKDVEDSLIDYYGWSRYWIGNALWGPEYGPLSTSKGEEPTKEQMKYDQQMNGQDYDLRSENETINYKVHADNGKVGRVADMIYDDEQWKIQYIVVQSNESMVEEEYIVYTPGDIQSVDWFEEDIYVKGSLEEMKQSKLYKSKEEILSDL, from the coding sequence ATGTTATACTTCACAACAGAATTAAAAACATACCATATATATGCTTCTGATGGTGAAATGGGGAAAATAAGAGACCTGTATTTTGACGACACACAATGGGCTATACGTTATGCTGTAGTTGACACAAGAAAGTGGCTTCCAGGTAGAAGGGTACTATTGTCCCCTACAGCCTTTATTAATCTGAATGAATCTAATGAGAACCTGGAAGTGAAATATGATAAAGAAGCAATTCGCAATAGTCCCGCCATTCCTGAGGAAAATCCGATATCAAAGGATGTTGAAGACTCCTTAATTGATTATTATGGTTGGAGCAGGTATTGGATAGGAAACGCATTGTGGGGGCCTGAATACGGTCCGTTATCTACATCTAAAGGAGAAGAACCGACTAAAGAGCAAATGAAATATGACCAACAAATGAACGGGCAGGATTATGATTTAAGAAGTGAAAACGAGACGATTAATTATAAAGTACATGCCGATAATGGAAAAGTAGGAAGAGTTGCAGATATGATTTATGACGATGAACAATGGAAAATACAATACATCGTGGTACAAAGCAATGAAAGTATGGTTGAAGAAGAATATATTGTCTATACTCCAGGGGACATACAATCCGTCGATTGGTTTGAAGAAGATATATATGTAAAAGGATCACTAGAAGAAATGAAACAGAGTAAATTATATAAGAGCAAAGAAGAAATCTTAAGTGATCTTTGA
- a CDS encoding S1C family serine protease, whose amino-acid sequence MDYDEEKEKPDIIDEDLYEEFDDEELYELVQEEREKALERAQQDKSDEKTTRRFPKWPFWLIAIVMVFNVIALLPQTFSIPAIDFLITSAELSTNEEIQSYKEAVVVIETDENKGTGFAISAEGTILTNHHVIEGEESVTAAFPENGLFSAEVVDTYPEIDIAVLETEAAEYLPYLELADEAAFEVNDPIYFIGNPLQFNGIANKGNMIGYTQLASWEEEVLMIEAPVYRGNSGSPVINDDGEVIGVIFATLDHETHGNVGLLVPIDYYYEFQ is encoded by the coding sequence ATGGATTATGATGAGGAAAAAGAGAAACCTGATATTATAGATGAGGATTTGTATGAAGAATTTGATGACGAAGAGCTTTATGAACTCGTACAGGAAGAACGTGAGAAAGCCTTAGAGAGAGCGCAACAGGATAAAAGTGATGAAAAAACAACACGACGATTTCCTAAATGGCCGTTTTGGCTTATTGCGATTGTTATGGTCTTCAATGTAATAGCGCTATTGCCGCAAACATTCTCGATCCCAGCAATTGATTTTTTGATTACATCAGCTGAGTTGTCAACGAATGAAGAAATTCAATCCTATAAGGAAGCAGTCGTGGTAATAGAAACGGATGAGAATAAAGGAACAGGCTTCGCTATTTCAGCAGAAGGGACCATTTTAACAAATCATCACGTTATAGAAGGAGAAGAGAGTGTCACTGCCGCTTTTCCGGAAAATGGCCTTTTCTCAGCAGAAGTTGTGGATACCTATCCAGAAATTGATATAGCAGTCCTAGAGACAGAAGCAGCTGAATATTTGCCGTATCTGGAACTCGCTGATGAAGCTGCCTTCGAGGTAAATGATCCCATCTATTTTATTGGTAACCCTTTACAATTTAATGGGATTGCCAATAAAGGAAATATGATAGGTTATACTCAATTAGCCAGTTGGGAAGAAGAAGTATTGATGATTGAGGCACCTGTTTATCGCGGAAACAGCGGAAGTCCGGTTATAAATGATGACGGGGAAGTGATTGGTGTTATATTCGCTACACTGGATCATGAAACACATGGAAATGTTGGACTTTTGGTGCCAATTGATTATTATTATGAATTTCAGTAG
- a CDS encoding PLP-dependent cysteine synthase family protein, with protein sequence MAIYRSIQSLIGDTPLLEITKFPLPEGVRLFAKLEFFNPGGSIKDRLGVELIEDALASGAIKEGGTIIEPTAGNTGIGLALAALDKNLSVIFCVPEHFSQEKLFIMKALGAEIIKTPRESGMTGAIERTEQLLREIPNSFTPQQFSNPANPKTYYKTLAPEIWNDLNGDVDIFVAGAGTGGTFMGSAHFLKEKKSDIKTVIVEPEGSVIAGGKPGSHRTEGIGMEFLPGYMDRSYMDQIHTVTDKDAFRFVQELAEKEGLLVGSSSGSAMFAALEEARNAKPGMNIVTVFPDGSDRYLSKNIYSDEW encoded by the coding sequence ATGGCGATTTATAGGTCAATTCAATCTTTAATTGGTGATACCCCTTTGTTGGAAATTACCAAATTTCCGCTTCCAGAAGGGGTGCGCTTATTTGCTAAATTGGAATTTTTTAATCCTGGTGGAAGTATAAAGGATAGACTGGGTGTCGAATTAATTGAGGACGCATTAGCAAGCGGTGCCATTAAAGAGGGTGGTACGATTATCGAGCCTACTGCTGGAAATACTGGGATAGGTTTAGCATTAGCGGCGCTGGATAAGAATCTTTCGGTAATATTTTGTGTGCCGGAGCATTTTAGTCAAGAGAAGCTATTCATTATGAAGGCGCTAGGAGCAGAAATTATTAAAACTCCCCGGGAAAGTGGTATGACTGGGGCTATTGAAAGAACAGAACAATTACTCAGAGAAATTCCCAATAGCTTTACCCCGCAACAGTTTTCGAATCCTGCCAATCCGAAGACATATTATAAAACATTGGCACCAGAAATATGGAATGATTTGAATGGGGATGTGGATATATTTGTTGCAGGTGCAGGTACTGGCGGTACGTTTATGGGGTCTGCACACTTTCTCAAAGAAAAAAAATCTGACATAAAAACAGTAATTGTTGAACCAGAAGGGTCCGTCATCGCAGGTGGGAAACCAGGCTCACATCGGACAGAAGGAATAGGCATGGAGTTTTTACCAGGATATATGGACCGATCTTATATGGATCAGATTCATACTGTTACAGATAAAGATGCATTTCGATTCGTGCAGGAACTAGCTGAAAAAGAAGGATTACTTGTTGGCAGCTCATCTGGATCAGCAATGTTCGCGGCATTAGAAGAAGCCAGAAATGCAAAGCCTGGAATGAATATTGTAACTGTTTTTCCGGATGGAAGCGATCGATATTTAAGTAAAAATATTTATTCAGATGAATGGTAG
- a CDS encoding bifunctional cystathionine gamma-lyase/homocysteine desulfhydrase, producing the protein MRAKTKMIHGGITGDEQTGAVSVPIYQVSTYKQESAGNHGGYEYSRTGNPTRHALETVIADLENGEAGFAFGSGMAAITSVMMLLHADDHVIMTDDVYGGSYRLMTSVLNRFKLDHNYVDTSYPEKVEASIQENTKAIFIETPTNPLLKVTDLSKIAQIAKEHELLLIVDNTFATPYWQQPLDHGADIVLHSATKYIGGHSDVVSGLVAVNSAKLAEDLHFIQNSVGAVLGPQDSWLLMRGIKTLALRMEAIEANTKKIVEFLQNHDLVSNIYYPGLTSHPGHDIAVNQATGFGGMLSFDVGSAERADKVLGNVEYFTLAESLGAVESLISVPAKMTHASIPRERRQELGITDGLIRLSVGIEDADDLIEDLQKALD; encoded by the coding sequence ATGCGAGCGAAAACAAAAATGATTCATGGTGGGATAACAGGTGACGAGCAGACGGGTGCTGTTTCTGTACCGATATATCAGGTGAGTACGTATAAACAGGAGAGTGCAGGAAATCATGGTGGTTATGAATATTCACGTACTGGAAATCCGACAAGACATGCGTTAGAGACAGTCATTGCCGATCTGGAAAACGGCGAAGCAGGTTTTGCATTTGGATCGGGAATGGCTGCCATCACTTCTGTTATGATGTTACTTCATGCAGATGATCATGTCATCATGACGGATGATGTGTACGGTGGTTCTTACCGATTAATGACCAGTGTGTTAAATCGCTTTAAATTGGATCATAATTATGTTGATACAAGTTACCCTGAAAAAGTGGAAGCATCGATTCAAGAGAATACGAAGGCAATATTCATTGAAACACCAACAAATCCATTGTTAAAAGTAACGGATCTTAGCAAAATAGCTCAAATAGCTAAAGAACATGAACTTTTACTGATTGTTGACAATACATTTGCAACTCCGTATTGGCAGCAACCGCTTGATCATGGCGCAGATATCGTACTGCACAGTGCAACGAAATACATTGGTGGCCATAGTGATGTCGTGTCAGGGTTAGTTGCTGTAAATTCCGCTAAATTGGCTGAAGATCTTCATTTTATTCAAAACTCAGTCGGGGCAGTTCTAGGGCCACAGGATTCATGGCTTCTCATGCGTGGGATTAAAACACTTGCACTACGCATGGAAGCAATCGAAGCAAATACGAAAAAAATTGTGGAGTTTCTACAAAACCATGATTTGGTATCCAATATCTATTATCCAGGATTAACTAGTCACCCTGGGCACGATATTGCAGTGAATCAGGCAACAGGTTTTGGAGGGATGCTATCCTTTGACGTTGGCAGTGCTGAAAGGGCGGATAAGGTATTAGGTAATGTAGAATATTTTACATTGGCTGAAAGTTTAGGTGCGGTGGAAAGCCTAATCTCGGTGCCTGCAAAAATGACCCATGCATCGATTCCAAGAGAAAGAAGACAGGAACTTGGTATTACCGATGGACTAATTCGTTTATCGGTTGGGATTGAAGATGCAGATGACCTAATAGAAGATTTACAGAAAGCATTGGATTAG
- a CDS encoding YjcZ family sporulation protein encodes MSAVQTGGSGFALLVVLFILLIIIGTAYTGGGYGGY; translated from the coding sequence ATGAGTGCAGTTCAAACAGGCGGCTCTGGCTTCGCGCTTTTGGTCGTCCTATTTATATTGTTAATTATTATCGGCACCGCTTATACAGGTGGTGGTTATGGAGGCTATTAA
- a CDS encoding dipeptidase: MSEQALAYLKENRTILLEKLNEFLSIPSVSTDSDRQQDIHNAAGFLVTYLTDIGFENIEKKETAGHPLVYAEYNGAGPDAPTVLLYGHYDVQPADPLELWDSDPFEPEVRKGRLFARGSSDDKGQVFMHLAVFEAYMKTEGKIPLNVKVCIEGEEEIGSENLYEMLNDNKELFKADFAVISDSGMVADNQPTILYGLKGFTGIEINVTGPDHDLHSGIYGGAIRNPIMALNHILSSMKNEEEVVTVAGFYDDVDPLTDEERKLIEAVQGEDFPTATGAPETASEKGYTAKEHTMARPTFEINGIYGGYQGEGTKTIIPSTATAKITCRLVPGQDPEKIQQLLENHIERTAPSGVTVDIKKEKLSAKAYKVEPTNSLIKKAANSYTKAFGKETVYVRMGGSIPVVEWIEEIYNMPIVLLGFGTPEDRLHSPNESFPLNSFDKGMETLVYYWNEVKET, encoded by the coding sequence ATGAGTGAACAAGCATTAGCCTACTTAAAAGAAAATCGAACTATTCTATTGGAAAAATTAAATGAATTCTTGTCTATTCCCAGTGTGAGTACAGACAGTGATCGTCAACAGGATATACATAATGCTGCAGGATTTTTAGTTACATATTTAACAGACATTGGCTTTGAAAATATTGAGAAGAAAGAAACGGCTGGCCATCCACTTGTATACGCTGAATATAATGGAGCAGGACCTGATGCACCGACTGTATTGCTGTACGGACATTATGATGTACAACCGGCTGATCCTCTTGAATTATGGGATAGTGACCCATTTGAACCCGAAGTGAGAAAGGGACGTCTCTTTGCTCGTGGATCCAGTGATGACAAAGGACAAGTATTTATGCATCTTGCTGTTTTTGAAGCATATATGAAAACAGAAGGGAAGATTCCATTAAATGTAAAAGTATGCATTGAAGGCGAAGAAGAAATTGGAAGTGAGAACCTGTACGAGATGTTAAATGATAATAAAGAGTTATTTAAGGCTGATTTTGCTGTGATATCTGATTCAGGAATGGTAGCTGACAATCAACCAACCATTTTATATGGTTTAAAAGGTTTTACCGGAATTGAAATAAATGTAACAGGACCTGATCATGATCTGCATTCAGGAATATATGGTGGCGCAATCCGTAATCCAATTATGGCTTTGAATCATATCCTTTCTTCCATGAAGAATGAAGAAGAAGTGGTTACGGTTGCTGGTTTTTATGATGATGTTGACCCATTGACAGATGAAGAGAGAAAACTAATTGAAGCTGTACAAGGAGAAGATTTTCCAACTGCAACCGGAGCACCCGAAACGGCTTCAGAAAAAGGCTATACAGCAAAAGAGCATACGATGGCCCGTCCGACTTTCGAAATAAATGGTATCTATGGCGGCTATCAAGGGGAAGGAACAAAAACGATTATTCCATCCACAGCCACTGCAAAAATCACATGCCGCCTCGTTCCAGGTCAGGATCCAGAAAAAATTCAGCAATTGCTTGAGAATCATATAGAGCGTACAGCACCATCTGGAGTAACGGTAGATATAAAAAAAGAAAAATTATCTGCAAAGGCATATAAGGTGGAACCAACTAATAGCTTGATAAAAAAGGCAGCCAATAGTTATACAAAAGCATTTGGTAAAGAAACAGTCTATGTACGCATGGGAGGTTCTATTCCTGTGGTAGAATGGATTGAAGAGATTTATAATATGCCAATTGTATTACTAGGCTTTGGAACTCCTGAAGATCGTCTACATTCTCCAAATGAAAGTTTTCCATTGAATAGCTTTGATAAAGGAATGGAAACATTGGTTTATTATTGGAATGAAGTGAAAGAAACGTAA